One region of Dokdonia sp. 4H-3-7-5 genomic DNA includes:
- a CDS encoding CCA tRNA nucleotidyltransferase, whose protein sequence is MNLKNALSLPIFNNISNAADALELETYVIGGFVRDYLLKRNKEVKDIDVVAVGSGIALARKVSQILPNKPKVQVFKTYGTAMLRSGNMDIEFVGARKESYATESRNPVVEDGTLEDDQNRRDFTINALAIKLNDNGYGDVIDPFNGISDLERKIIRTPLDPDITYSDDPLRMMRAIRFASQLDFMIERTSLESITKNAERIKIITNERIVDELNKIMLSPTPSKGFLLLEKTGLLPYILPELMALKGIDEIEGQKHKDNFYHTLEVVDNISEHTDDLWLRWAALLHDIGKAPTKKFSKKVGWTFHGHEFVGSKMVYKLFKRLKMPLNDKMKFVQKMVLMSSRPIVISEDHVTDSAVRRLIFDAGDHIEDLMTLCEADITTKNPKRFKRYHNNFKVVREKMKEVEERDHVRNFQPPVSGEEIMEAFNLKPGREIGILKEAIKEAILEGEIPNEKEAAIAFMIKKAKDIKLIK, encoded by the coding sequence ATGAATCTAAAGAACGCACTCTCCCTTCCTATCTTTAACAATATTTCTAATGCCGCAGATGCACTCGAACTAGAAACCTACGTTATAGGTGGATTTGTACGCGATTACCTTTTAAAACGTAATAAAGAAGTAAAAGATATTGATGTTGTAGCTGTGGGTAGTGGTATTGCACTTGCTCGTAAAGTATCGCAAATTTTACCGAACAAGCCTAAAGTACAAGTATTTAAAACATACGGTACTGCTATGTTACGTTCTGGTAATATGGATATTGAGTTTGTAGGTGCCCGTAAAGAATCTTATGCTACAGAAAGTCGTAATCCCGTAGTAGAAGATGGCACACTAGAAGATGACCAAAACCGTCGTGACTTTACTATAAACGCACTAGCTATTAAACTTAATGATAACGGTTATGGCGATGTGATTGATCCCTTTAATGGAATAAGCGATCTTGAACGTAAGATTATAAGAACGCCCTTAGATCCAGATATCACATACAGTGACGATCCACTTCGTATGATGCGTGCAATCCGTTTTGCTTCACAGCTAGACTTCATGATTGAGCGCACGTCGCTTGAGTCTATCACTAAAAATGCAGAGCGCATTAAGATTATTACAAACGAGCGCATTGTAGATGAGCTTAATAAAATAATGTTGAGCCCTACTCCTTCTAAAGGTTTTTTACTGCTGGAAAAAACAGGACTACTCCCATATATCTTACCGGAGCTTATGGCGTTAAAAGGCATAGATGAGATTGAGGGGCAAAAGCATAAAGACAACTTTTACCACACCCTTGAAGTGGTAGATAACATCTCCGAACATACTGATGATCTCTGGTTACGCTGGGCTGCATTGTTACATGACATAGGTAAAGCGCCAACAAAGAAGTTTTCAAAAAAGGTGGGCTGGACCTTTCATGGGCACGAGTTTGTAGGCTCAAAAATGGTTTACAAATTATTTAAACGCCTGAAAATGCCATTAAATGACAAAATGAAATTTGTCCAAAAAATGGTACTTATGAGTTCGCGACCTATCGTTATCTCAGAAGATCATGTTACAGATAGCGCTGTACGAAGACTCATTTTTGACGCAGGAGATCATATTGAAGATCTCATGACACTATGTGAGGCAGACATCACTACCAAAAACCCAAAACGCTTTAAGAGATACCACAACAATTTTAAAGTAGTACGTGAGAAAATGAAAGAGGTTGAAGAGCGTGACCACGTGCGCAACTTTCAGCCGCCAGTTTCTGGAGAGGAAATCATGGAAGCTTTTAATCTTAAACCAGGTCGTGAGATAGGGATACTTAAGGAAGCAATTAAAGAAGCTATCTTAGAAGGTGAAATCCCTAACGAAAAGGAAGCTGCCATTGCTTTTATGATCAAAAAAGCAAAAGACATAAAACTCATTAAATAG
- a CDS encoding L-threonylcarbamoyladenylate synthase: MKQEHDAALAVLKRGGLILYPTDTVWGIGCDATNPDAVDKVYALKKRAESKSLICLVSDFKMLNQYIENIPEVAYDILKYAAKPTTIIYDDPIRIATNVIAPDNSTAFRVCRNQFCNFLLKKFRKPIVSTSANITGKPTPQSFSEISQEIIDGVDYVVNLDRDRTSTKPSAIIKLTEDGKVTIIRE, from the coding sequence ATGAAACAAGAACACGACGCAGCACTAGCCGTTTTAAAAAGAGGTGGCCTTATTCTTTACCCTACAGATACTGTATGGGGAATAGGTTGTGATGCTACAAACCCAGATGCCGTAGATAAAGTATATGCACTTAAAAAGCGCGCAGAGAGTAAATCTCTTATCTGTCTTGTAAGTGATTTTAAAATGCTTAACCAGTATATTGAAAATATTCCTGAGGTAGCTTATGACATACTCAAATATGCTGCAAAACCTACTACAATCATCTATGATGATCCTATACGTATAGCGACTAATGTGATTGCACCAGATAACAGCACTGCCTTTAGAGTGTGTCGCAATCAGTTTTGTAACTTTTTACTTAAAAAGTTTAGAAAACCTATCGTTTCTACAAGCGCAAATATAACTGGAAAGCCTACCCCTCAAAGTTTTAGTGAGATTTCTCAAGAAATTATAGACGGTGTAGATTATGTAGTGAATTTAGATCGTGATCGCACATCAACTAAACCTAGCGCAATTATAAAACTTACAGAAGATGGTAAAGTAACCATCATTAGAGAATAA
- a CDS encoding ABC transporter ATP-binding protein — translation METILTINNLTKHYGHVKAVNDLSFTIEKGNVYGILGPNGSGKSTTLGMVLNVVNPTAGTFHWFDGTDTTHNALKKVGAIIERPNFYPYMTAAQNLALVCKIKDVSPDKIQEKLTIVGLLDRMHSKFSTYSLGMKQRLAIASALLNDPEILILDEPTNGLDPQGIHQIREIIKNIAAGGTTILLASHLLDEVEKVCTHVVILRKGVKLYAGRVDAMNASHGFFELRSDNLALLKTYLESHSDFGEVSIKDDLLTGFLTNPLDAKTLNTQLHQQGIVLTHLVKRKESLEEQFLELTKN, via the coding sequence TTGGAAACTATATTAACGATTAACAATCTTACGAAGCATTACGGCCATGTGAAGGCCGTAAATGATCTCTCGTTTACGATAGAAAAAGGAAATGTGTACGGAATTCTAGGACCTAATGGTAGTGGTAAATCTACCACCTTAGGGATGGTGCTCAATGTAGTGAATCCTACCGCAGGAACCTTCCACTGGTTTGACGGGACAGATACTACACACAATGCTTTAAAGAAAGTAGGAGCAATTATAGAGCGGCCTAATTTTTACCCTTATATGACAGCGGCACAAAATCTTGCTCTAGTTTGTAAGATTAAGGATGTCTCACCAGATAAGATACAAGAAAAGCTTACTATCGTAGGTCTACTAGATCGCATGCACAGCAAGTTTAGCACGTATTCTTTAGGTATGAAACAGCGTCTTGCAATAGCCTCTGCATTGCTTAATGATCCAGAGATTTTAATTCTTGACGAACCTACCAATGGTTTAGATCCTCAGGGAATACACCAGATAAGAGAGATTATAAAAAACATTGCAGCAGGGGGAACTACCATTCTCTTAGCTTCTCACTTACTAGACGAGGTAGAAAAAGTATGTACGCATGTCGTGATCTTACGTAAAGGAGTAAAACTATATGCTGGACGTGTAGATGCCATGAATGCAAGTCACGGATTTTTTGAGCTACGTTCAGATAATCTTGCATTATTAAAAACGTATTTAGAGAGTCATTCAGACTTTGGAGAAGTAAGTATAAAAGATGATCTTCTCACGGGATTTTTAACAAATCCGCTTGACGCGAAAACGTTAAATACCCAACTACACCAGCAAGGTATTGTACTTACGCACTTAGTGAAGCGTAAAGAAAGCCTTGAAGAGCAATTCCTTGAATTAACTAAAAACTAA
- the bla gene encoding subclass B1 metallo-beta-lactamase, which yields MCRLLQMLGICLAVLLLNSCFDNSKYDPEPYVRSLEIIKLSEQDYVHVSYLKDSYGGYIPCNGYIRVEGSEAFIFDTPLNDTLSEQLITFVQEDLKATIKGVQVSHSHIDGAGGINAFAKAKIPTYASAKTAALLAKDSLAISNPFSQKDSIQIAENFIVMEYLGPAHSDDNSIAYIPASDILLGGCMIKPLDGTKGNLADANLDEWANTVTTLQNRYPNVLQVIPGHGGRGDKELLDYTIGMFQKSSEVIGDNEETVEVATN from the coding sequence ATGTGTCGACTACTACAGATGTTAGGGATCTGTCTAGCCGTACTACTATTAAACTCCTGTTTTGATAATAGTAAGTATGATCCAGAACCATATGTAAGATCCTTGGAGATCATAAAATTATCAGAGCAAGACTACGTGCATGTATCTTACCTAAAAGATAGTTATGGTGGTTATATTCCTTGCAATGGTTACATACGAGTAGAAGGAAGCGAAGCTTTTATTTTTGACACACCTCTTAACGATACACTTTCTGAACAGCTTATCACATTTGTACAAGAAGACCTAAAGGCAACTATAAAAGGGGTGCAAGTGAGTCACTCTCATATAGATGGTGCTGGTGGTATTAACGCTTTCGCGAAAGCAAAAATACCCACTTACGCTTCTGCCAAAACAGCAGCATTACTAGCCAAAGATTCTCTAGCTATTAGTAATCCTTTCTCACAAAAAGACAGCATACAGATAGCCGAAAATTTTATTGTAATGGAGTATCTAGGACCTGCTCACAGTGATGATAATTCTATTGCATACATACCAGCATCAGATATTTTATTAGGTGGTTGTATGATCAAGCCGCTAGATGGAACAAAAGGAAATCTTGCAGATGCAAATCTCGATGAGTGGGCAAACACGGTAACTACTTTACAAAATCGTTATCCAAATGTCTTACAAGTGATTCCTGGACATGGTGGTAGAGGAGATAAAGAGTTACTTGACTATACAATTGGTATGTTCCAGAAGAGTAGTGAAGTAATAGGCGATAACGAAGAGACAGTTGAAGTCGCTACAAATTAA
- a CDS encoding DEAD/DEAH box helicase, whose product MSFKSLGLSDALLKAVSEKGYTTPSPIQQKAIPVVLQGKDVLASAQTGTGKTAGFTLPMIHRLINNPKQGRRKIRALVLTPTRELAAQIQENVLEYSKYVDIKSMVIFGGVNQNPQVRTLRQGVDILVATPGRLLDLQNQGLLSLSDVEFLVLDEADRMLDMGFIHDIKKVLKMVPAKRQNLLFSATFNTDIKKFASSILTNPVLVEATPENTTAEKVDQKSYRVDKSRKTEMLIKFIREGNWDQVLVFTRTKHGANRLSQKLEKDGISSAAIHGNKTQNARVKALAGFKSGKVRVLVATDIAARGLDIPLLPYVINYELPNVPEDYVHRIGRTGRAGASGQAISLVGVDEVDYVRGIEKLLGEKLHSEVLEGFQPTDTLAQIKKEAAENKARHQQGRRNSGNSGGRGKSAGGSKSSDSRNKNSRRR is encoded by the coding sequence ATGTCATTTAAATCTTTAGGGCTCTCTGATGCCCTGCTCAAAGCTGTGAGCGAAAAAGGCTATACAACGCCATCACCTATTCAACAAAAAGCAATTCCAGTAGTACTTCAAGGCAAAGATGTTCTTGCAAGTGCACAAACCGGAACAGGAAAAACTGCAGGATTCACACTGCCTATGATCCATAGGCTTATAAATAACCCAAAACAAGGACGCCGTAAGATAAGAGCACTAGTGCTTACACCTACAAGAGAGCTTGCTGCTCAAATACAAGAGAATGTATTAGAGTACAGTAAGTACGTAGATATAAAATCTATGGTCATCTTTGGTGGGGTAAACCAGAACCCACAAGTACGCACCTTACGTCAAGGAGTAGATATTCTAGTTGCCACTCCTGGTAGACTATTAGATTTACAAAATCAAGGTTTATTGAGCCTTTCTGATGTAGAGTTTTTAGTACTTGATGAAGCAGACCGTATGCTTGATATGGGCTTTATACATGATATAAAGAAAGTATTAAAAATGGTTCCGGCGAAAAGGCAGAACCTCCTTTTTAGTGCAACGTTTAATACAGATATTAAGAAGTTTGCAAGTAGCATTCTTACTAATCCTGTATTAGTAGAAGCAACACCAGAAAACACTACTGCAGAGAAAGTAGATCAAAAATCGTATAGAGTAGATAAGTCTCGTAAAACAGAAATGCTTATCAAATTTATAAGAGAAGGAAACTGGGATCAAGTGCTGGTGTTCACAAGAACTAAGCACGGTGCAAACAGACTTTCTCAAAAATTAGAGAAAGACGGAATCTCATCTGCAGCAATACACGGTAATAAAACACAAAACGCAAGAGTAAAAGCACTTGCTGGTTTTAAGAGTGGAAAAGTTCGCGTACTTGTAGCAACAGACATTGCTGCTCGTGGACTTGATATCCCATTATTACCTTATGTGATTAACTATGAGCTTCCTAATGTGCCAGAAGATTATGTACACCGTATAGGTCGTACTGGTAGGGCAGGAGCAAGTGGTCAAGCAATATCACTAGTAGGAGTGGATGAGGTAGATTATGTAAGAGGGATAGAAAAGCTATTAGGAGAAAAGCTACATAGCGAAGTATTAGAAGGTTTTCAGCCAACAGATACGCTAGCGCAGATCAAAAAAGAAGCTGCCGAAAATAAAGCAAGACACCAGCAAGGTCGTCGTAACTCTGGTAACAGTGGAGGACGAGGGAAAAGTGCTGGAGGAAGTAAAAGTTCTGATAGTAGAAACAAAAACTCAAGAAGACGTTAA
- a CDS encoding nucleoid-associated protein: MINLYSAQIESLSIHRIGNKGKAEGLFVSQDPYPLSDELTPLIKEFFFKPFREKEENYYKFFHEQDIEFNTLFSLAKKIFDNPSGTHLLSEDIAKHLYAQSDHPHIKPGELYIVHLDGVQIDNIKTDAIGIFKSELKQDFLQFRESGTNLQMILEQGINLNKLDKGCLIFNHKEEEGYKVLSIDSNRYDTKYWLENFLGVEIFEDETFYTKKYLKFCQDFAKDVVLPAEDKKEEVLFMNRAVNHFAKNDTFDESAFMNEVIENPDLIPEFRNYKAEQSPKYKIEDLTDFSISNKAVTAQRKKIKSVINLDTNIQIKLDFINGESAEKFVEKGWDEEKQMYYYLVYFNKEQK; this comes from the coding sequence ATGATAAACTTATACAGTGCCCAGATAGAATCACTTTCCATTCACCGTATTGGAAATAAAGGTAAAGCAGAAGGGCTTTTTGTATCTCAAGATCCATATCCATTAAGTGACGAACTTACACCACTTATTAAGGAGTTTTTCTTTAAGCCTTTTCGTGAGAAAGAGGAGAATTATTATAAATTCTTCCATGAGCAAGATATAGAGTTTAACACGCTTTTTAGTCTAGCTAAGAAAATCTTTGATAATCCAAGTGGTACACACTTACTTTCTGAAGATATCGCAAAGCATCTTTATGCACAAAGTGATCACCCGCATATCAAGCCAGGAGAATTATACATCGTACACTTAGATGGTGTGCAGATTGATAATATTAAAACAGATGCAATAGGAATCTTTAAGAGCGAACTTAAACAGGATTTCTTACAGTTTCGCGAAAGCGGGACAAACCTACAGATGATTCTTGAGCAAGGGATTAATCTTAATAAACTAGACAAAGGGTGTTTGATTTTTAACCATAAAGAAGAAGAAGGTTATAAAGTGCTCTCTATAGATTCTAACCGCTATGATACGAAGTACTGGCTAGAAAATTTTCTAGGCGTAGAGATTTTTGAAGACGAGACTTTCTACACTAAAAAGTACTTGAAGTTCTGTCAAGACTTTGCAAAAGACGTGGTATTGCCTGCTGAGGATAAGAAGGAAGAAGTTCTTTTTATGAACCGTGCGGTAAATCACTTTGCAAAGAACGATACCTTTGACGAGTCTGCTTTTATGAATGAGGTGATCGAAAATCCAGATTTGATACCTGAATTTCGTAATTACAAAGCAGAACAATCTCCAAAATATAAAATAGAGGATCTTACCGATTTTTCTATAAGCAACAAAGCGGTAACAGCACAGCGTAAGAAGATCAAGAGTGTTATTAATCTTGATACTAATATCCAGATAAAACTAGATTTTATCAATGGAGAAAGCGCAGAGAAGTTTGTTGAAAAAGGATGGGATGAGGAAAAACAGATGTACTATTACTTAGTGTATTTTAATAAAGAACAGAAATAG
- a CDS encoding heme-binding domain-containing protein, producing MKILRYFLIIALIALVVIQFIRPDKQEGNYLAIDAFETETNMPAEVRAIFSNNCYDCHSGVTTYPWYADIAPLSYWVNDHIEDGKRHFDVEEWNNYSLKKKDHKLDELIEEVEEGEMPLKSYTLLHGDLSDEEKELLENWAKEARAQIQSEMVVQ from the coding sequence ATGAAGATTCTTCGATATTTTTTGATCATAGCACTTATTGCGCTTGTAGTTATTCAATTTATTAGACCAGATAAGCAAGAAGGTAATTATCTCGCTATAGATGCATTTGAAACAGAAACTAATATGCCTGCAGAGGTGAGAGCGATATTCAGCAACAATTGTTATGATTGTCATAGTGGTGTAACTACATATCCTTGGTATGCAGATATTGCACCTTTATCTTATTGGGTAAACGATCATATTGAAGATGGTAAAAGACATTTTGATGTAGAAGAGTGGAATAACTATTCCCTCAAGAAAAAAGACCATAAACTAGATGAGCTCATAGAAGAAGTTGAAGAGGGAGAAATGCCTCTAAAATCATATACACTGCTTCATGGAGACTTATCTGACGAAGAAAAAGAGCTTTTAGAAAACTGGGCAAAAGAAGCTCGAGCCCAGATACAGAGCGAGATGGTTGTGCAATAA
- a CDS encoding DEAD/DEAH box helicase, with the protein MTFKDLNLDKFLWNALDDMGFTQPTPIQVDALAPVMSGGDVVGIAQTGTGKTYAYLLPILRTLPYSRQENPRVLILVPTRELVLQVVSELEKLTTYIDVRVAGVYGGANINTQKALIAQGQDIVVATPGRLYDLAVSRVLQLKSIQKVVIDEVDVMLDLGFRPQLMNIFDILPKRRQHIMFSATMTEDVDALIKDFFSTPQFIRVAKSGTPLENITQIGYKMPNFYTKVNFLLEELAFSKKYPKTLLFVRDKRMADRLYLKLEEAFPGDVDLIHSNKTQNYRINSINAFAKGKVRMMVATDVMARGLDIDDITHVININTPRFPENYLHRIGRTGRAQKEGVSIVLSTPEEDEYLAEIEALMGVKVAIQPLPEDVAISKELTPEERPEAKEIFNPHRWNKNDDDAPGPAFHDKSEKNSKVNLGGAYRREIAQKYKKPKTRGDKNYNKRNKRK; encoded by the coding sequence ATGACTTTTAAAGACCTCAATCTCGATAAATTTTTGTGGAATGCCCTAGACGATATGGGATTCACTCAACCTACTCCTATACAGGTGGATGCACTCGCTCCAGTTATGTCTGGTGGAGATGTGGTTGGGATTGCACAAACTGGTACGGGTAAAACCTACGCGTATTTACTTCCTATACTTAGAACACTACCATATTCTCGCCAAGAGAATCCGCGTGTGCTTATCCTTGTCCCTACAAGAGAATTAGTGCTGCAAGTGGTAAGTGAGTTAGAAAAGCTTACAACGTACATAGATGTGCGCGTGGCTGGTGTATATGGAGGAGCAAATATTAATACTCAAAAAGCACTTATTGCTCAAGGGCAAGATATTGTGGTTGCTACTCCAGGAAGGCTTTATGACCTTGCGGTGAGTAGAGTATTACAACTCAAGAGTATCCAGAAAGTGGTGATTGATGAGGTAGATGTGATGCTTGATCTAGGTTTTAGACCGCAGCTCATGAATATTTTTGATATTCTACCTAAGCGTCGCCAGCATATCATGTTTAGTGCAACGATGACAGAAGATGTGGATGCACTTATAAAAGATTTCTTTAGCACACCTCAATTTATTAGGGTTGCAAAAAGTGGTACACCGCTAGAAAATATCACGCAGATAGGTTATAAAATGCCTAACTTTTATACAAAGGTAAATTTCCTTTTAGAAGAACTTGCTTTCTCAAAGAAGTACCCAAAAACTCTATTATTTGTGCGTGATAAACGCATGGCAGACAGACTTTATTTAAAATTAGAAGAAGCATTTCCGGGTGATGTAGATCTTATACACTCAAATAAAACGCAAAACTACCGTATCAATAGTATCAATGCATTTGCAAAAGGGAAGGTACGTATGATGGTAGCTACAGATGTAATGGCACGTGGTCTTGATATAGATGATATTACACATGTAATCAACATTAACACTCCACGTTTTCCAGAAAATTACCTGCACAGAATAGGTCGTACAGGTCGTGCTCAAAAAGAAGGAGTTTCTATTGTGTTAAGTACTCCAGAAGAGGATGAATATCTAGCAGAAATCGAAGCATTAATGGGAGTAAAGGTTGCTATTCAACCGCTGCCAGAAGATGTTGCGATTTCTAAGGAACTTACTCCAGAGGAACGCCCAGAAGCAAAAGAAATTTTTAATCCGCATCGATGGAATAAAAATGATGACGATGCTCCGGGGCCAGCTTTTCATGATAAAAGTGAAAAGAACTCTAAGGTCAATTTAGGTGGTGCTTATAGAAGGGAAATAGCCCAAAAATATAAGAAACCTAAGACTAGGGGAGATAAGAACTACAACAAAAGAAATAAACGTAAATAA
- a CDS encoding DUF4856 domain-containing protein: protein MKNFLPIALAITTIAFTSCEDDDSPVIEQEIEVVAPATYSFERNGESTVSFSGQTTRIAMAQEIVSEMSDFDNASIASLTDMFANENNPFEDADLNASDKSVKSKVAASTDYFSTNAAASAEIKAYIESHFTTQINEVFPAQNTQASIGVAGQIADGESTRYVAANGLEYNQIVAKSLIGALMVDQMLNNYLGTNVLDAGTNIADNDADVLVEGKVYTDMEHKWDEAFGYLFGNSADPANANATIGSDDFFLNRYLGRVEGDEDFAGIAQDVFDAFKLGRAAIVAKDYELRDEQAEILRTKISEVVGIRAVYYLQQGKNAIEAGNFGTAFHDLSEGFGFVYSLQFTRNPDTDAPYLSREEVQGIVSQLTAGNGLWEVTPATLDLISTTITDRFDFTLEQAGS from the coding sequence ATGAAAAACTTCTTACCAATAGCACTAGCAATTACGACAATCGCCTTTACATCTTGTGAAGATGACGATAGCCCAGTAATCGAACAAGAAATTGAAGTAGTTGCACCAGCAACTTATTCTTTTGAAAGAAATGGAGAAAGCACTGTAAGCTTCTCAGGACAAACAACACGCATCGCAATGGCACAAGAAATTGTGAGCGAGATGAGTGATTTTGATAATGCTTCTATAGCATCATTAACAGACATGTTTGCAAATGAGAATAACCCTTTTGAGGATGCAGATTTAAATGCGTCTGATAAGAGTGTAAAAAGTAAAGTAGCTGCTTCTACAGATTACTTTTCTACAAATGCAGCAGCCTCTGCTGAAATCAAAGCATATATAGAGTCACACTTCACAACACAGATAAACGAAGTATTTCCAGCTCAAAATACACAAGCTTCTATAGGTGTTGCTGGTCAAATAGCAGATGGAGAAAGCACTCGTTATGTAGCAGCAAATGGTTTGGAATATAACCAAATTGTTGCAAAGAGTCTTATAGGTGCACTAATGGTTGATCAAATGCTTAACAATTACTTAGGTACAAACGTACTAGACGCTGGTACAAACATAGCAGATAATGATGCAGATGTTCTTGTAGAGGGTAAAGTATACACAGATATGGAGCACAAGTGGGATGAGGCTTTTGGTTACCTTTTTGGCAACAGTGCAGATCCAGCAAATGCAAATGCTACTATAGGTTCTGATGATTTCTTCTTAAACAGATATTTAGGTCGTGTAGAAGGAGATGAAGACTTTGCAGGTATTGCTCAAGATGTTTTTGATGCTTTTAAACTAGGTCGTGCAGCAATCGTTGCAAAGGATTACGAATTAAGAGATGAGCAAGCAGAAATCTTAAGAACAAAAATCTCTGAGGTAGTAGGGATTCGTGCAGTTTACTACTTACAACAAGGTAAAAATGCTATAGAGGCAGGTAATTTTGGAACTGCATTTCATGATCTATCAGAAGGTTTTGGATTTGTATATAGCTTACAATTTACACGTAACCCTGATACAGATGCACCATACTTATCTAGAGAAGAAGTACAAGGAATCGTAAGCCAACTAACAGCTGGTAACGGACTTTGGGAAGTTACACCAGCAACTCTTGATTTAATATCAACTACGATAACAGATCGTTTTGACTTCACATTAGAGCAAGCAGGAAGCTAA
- a CDS encoding CDGSH iron-sulfur domain-containing protein, producing the protein MEDNKKVAGIAPIAVELEEGKKYSWCTCGHSEKQPFCDGGHKAAESTPSLRFEAEKTGTAYLCNCKMTKNPPYCDGSHKTCEIG; encoded by the coding sequence ATGGAAGACAATAAAAAGGTAGCAGGTATTGCACCAATAGCAGTAGAGCTAGAAGAAGGAAAGAAATATTCATGGTGCACTTGTGGTCACTCTGAGAAGCAACCTTTTTGCGACGGAGGACACAAAGCAGCAGAAAGTACGCCTAGCTTACGTTTTGAAGCAGAAAAGACAGGGACAGCATACTTATGTAACTGTAAGATGACAAAGAATCCACCATACTGTGATGGAAGTCACAAGACGTGTGAAATAGGATAA
- a CDS encoding ABC transporter permease, with protein MLRLLTIEYHKLKHSKTSRVLIIGYFILLSAIALLASIKFNLFGAEFRLADQGIFNFPYIWHFNTYVAAILKFFLAVVIVSMTANEYSNRTLKQNLIDGLSKKEFILSKFLTVVVFSAVSTIFVAVLSLILGFAFSDFTEASIVFSDMEYLLAFFIKLVAFFSFCLFLGILIKRSAFALGFLLMWYFFEGVVQLVCLFFQEKYDMEGLRSNVTQFLPLESMSNLIEQPITRLNVVQSAANQIQADVLSDYTVYFHEIAIVSLWIFIFIYASLALLKKRDL; from the coding sequence ATGTTACGACTACTTACCATAGAATATCATAAACTCAAGCACAGTAAAACGTCTCGGGTACTCATAATTGGCTATTTCATTTTACTTTCTGCAATTGCATTGCTTGCCTCTATAAAATTTAATCTTTTTGGAGCCGAATTCCGCTTGGCAGATCAGGGTATATTTAATTTCCCTTACATCTGGCACTTTAACACCTATGTTGCGGCTATACTTAAATTTTTTCTTGCCGTAGTGATTGTCTCCATGACGGCAAATGAATATAGCAACAGAACACTCAAGCAAAACCTTATAGATGGATTAAGCAAGAAAGAGTTTATACTTTCTAAGTTTCTTACGGTCGTTGTATTTTCGGCAGTGTCTACCATATTTGTAGCAGTATTGAGTTTGATTTTAGGCTTTGCTTTTTCAGATTTTACAGAGGCATCTATCGTTTTTTCTGACATGGAGTACTTGTTAGCCTTTTTTATCAAATTAGTCGCATTCTTTTCATTCTGTCTCTTTTTAGGAATATTAATAAAGCGTTCGGCTTTTGCATTAGGATTTTTATTGATGTGGTATTTCTTTGAAGGCGTAGTACAATTAGTGTGCTTGTTCTTTCAAGAGAAGTATGACATGGAAGGCTTGCGCAGTAATGTAACACAGTTTTTGCCGCTTGAGTCTATGAGTAATCTTATTGAACAACCTATTACAAGATTAAACGTAGTACAGTCTGCAGCAAATCAGATTCAGGCAGATGTGCTTTCAGATTACACGGTATATTTCCACGAGATTGCCATTGTATCTCTATGGATATTCATATTTATTTATGCGAGTCTTGCCTTGCTTAAGAAGAGGGATTTATAA